In Bradyrhizobium sp. 1(2017), one DNA window encodes the following:
- a CDS encoding alpha/beta fold hydrolase has protein sequence MKKLIASLLLAGAIGIAAVPAAPNIASAASAVTAPVTVHYRSATVDGVKVFYREAGPADGPVVLLLHGFPTSSHMFRNLIPTLADRYRVIAPDYPGFGQSDAPDHAKFAYTFGHYADIVDSLVDQLGAKKYAMYVMDYGAPVGYRLALKHPERVTGLIVQNGNAYEEGLTDFWKPIKAYWADNSQKNRDALSGLVTLETTKFQYTDGVKDLTRISPDNWVIDQALLDRPGNKEIQLDLFRDYGTNVPLYPKFQAFFRDRKPPTLIVWGKNDKIFPEVGAHPYLRDLPAAEMHILDTGHFALEDKLDQMAPLIRSFLDRKVAKR, from the coding sequence ATGAAGAAACTTATCGCCTCTTTGCTGCTCGCAGGTGCAATTGGCATCGCGGCAGTCCCCGCGGCGCCAAACATCGCTTCGGCCGCATCGGCCGTCACGGCGCCGGTCACGGTTCACTATCGCAGTGCAACGGTCGATGGCGTGAAGGTCTTCTACCGTGAAGCCGGCCCCGCCGACGGCCCGGTGGTTTTGCTGCTGCACGGGTTTCCCACGTCATCGCACATGTTCCGTAACCTGATCCCGACCCTTGCCGATCGCTATCGCGTCATCGCGCCGGACTATCCCGGTTTCGGCCAGAGCGATGCGCCCGATCACGCCAAGTTCGCCTATACGTTCGGCCACTATGCCGACATCGTCGACAGCCTGGTGGACCAGCTCGGCGCCAAGAAGTACGCGATGTACGTCATGGATTACGGTGCGCCGGTCGGCTACCGGCTCGCGCTCAAGCATCCAGAGCGCGTCACCGGCCTGATCGTGCAGAACGGCAACGCGTATGAAGAGGGCCTGACCGACTTCTGGAAGCCGATCAAGGCCTATTGGGCCGACAATTCGCAAAAGAACCGTGACGCGCTGTCGGGACTGGTTACGCTTGAGACGACCAAGTTTCAGTACACTGACGGCGTCAAGGATCTGACGCGCATCAGCCCTGATAACTGGGTGATCGATCAAGCTTTGCTCGACCGGCCGGGCAATAAGGAGATCCAGCTCGACTTGTTCCGCGACTACGGGACGAACGTGCCGCTCTATCCCAAATTCCAGGCCTTCTTCCGCGACCGCAAGCCGCCGACGCTGATTGTGTGGGGCAAGAACGACAAGATCTTCCCCGAGGTCGGCGCACATCCCTATCTCCGCGACCTTCCGGCAGCTGAGATGCACATCCTCGATACCGGTCACTTTGCGCTCGAGGACAAGCTCGACCAGATGGCACCGCTCATCCGCAGCTTCCTCGATCGGAAAGTGGCGAAGCGTTGA
- a CDS encoding SDR family NAD(P)-dependent oxidoreductase has translation MARAILITGTSTGAGRVIAEALAFAGHRIFASMRDPNFKNREQANALWSRGIDVVPLDVTEDWSVDRAVDMVLKKAGRIDVLVNNVHIFPTGVTEAFTSAQAKAVFDINVVGLLRVTRAVLPEMRRQGDGLIVNIGSIFGRVTIPFLGIYGSTQFAIEALSDSLHAELAPLGVEVVLVQRATCPAARKQATSRESVERMAAYGAAEDEPYGRLPDLFARHQPAASSEIEDVPSALVQLVAMPKWCRPTRSVVGASLGADLINATAASVQMRILDDLGLKAGAICDLPDARPSNEGAARAPPD, from the coding sequence ATGGCACGGGCTATTCTCATCACGGGCACCAGCACAGGCGCGGGTCGGGTCATCGCTGAGGCTCTCGCCTTTGCCGGGCATCGCATCTTTGCGAGCATGCGCGATCCGAACTTCAAGAACCGCGAACAAGCCAATGCGCTGTGGTCGCGGGGGATCGATGTGGTTCCGCTCGACGTGACCGAGGACTGGTCGGTCGACCGTGCTGTTGACATGGTGCTCAAGAAGGCGGGCCGTATCGACGTCCTCGTGAACAACGTGCATATTTTTCCGACGGGCGTCACCGAGGCGTTTACGTCAGCACAGGCGAAGGCCGTTTTCGATATCAACGTGGTCGGCCTGCTGCGGGTGACACGCGCCGTGCTTCCGGAAATGCGCCGGCAAGGTGATGGATTGATCGTCAATATCGGGTCGATCTTCGGGCGCGTGACGATTCCCTTTCTCGGAATCTACGGTAGCACCCAGTTCGCAATTGAAGCGCTCTCTGACAGCCTGCATGCCGAGCTCGCGCCACTTGGGGTGGAAGTCGTTCTGGTGCAAAGGGCGACGTGTCCCGCCGCGCGCAAGCAAGCCACCAGTCGCGAGAGCGTCGAGCGCATGGCTGCCTATGGCGCGGCGGAGGACGAGCCGTATGGCCGTCTCCCCGATTTATTCGCTCGGCATCAACCCGCCGCATCCTCAGAAATCGAAGACGTGCCGTCGGCGTTGGTTCAGCTTGTCGCCATGCCGAAGTGGTGCCGGCCGACGCGCAGTGTGGTGGGAGCGTCGCTCGGCGCCGATTTGATTAACGCAACGGCCGCCTCTGTCCAGATGCGGATTCTTGATGATCTTGGACTGAAAGCCGGGGCTATCTGCGATCTGCCTGATGCCCGGCCTAGCAACGAAGGCGCCGCCAGGGCGCCGCCCGACTGA
- a CDS encoding pyridoxamine 5'-phosphate oxidase family protein, translated as MSATLTKLPTWHEGEKFIQQKVGVAERMEVVGKRVVRDHMPDQHREFYGKLPFVVLGSVDHQGNAWATFVEGRPGFMSSPTPTDLDIAAWPASSDPASAGMTDGLPVGLLGIEMHTRRRNRMNGVLKTTSSGFRVEVDQSFGNCPRYIQLRDFSFDRHPGHAFTGTIEQMSEPDAAVRAMIEAADTLFVTSYVDRQDRRQVDVSHRGGKAGFVRVGADGMLTIPDFDGNLFFATLGNILLNGKAGLLFVDFVTGDMVQMTGDAEVLLDSPEIAAFQGAERLWTFRARRIVRRRGALAIRWSFREDGWSPSSLMTGDWAQAADRLRAAELATRWRPLKVTRIVEESAAIRSFHLQADDGAGLLPHKAGQHLPIRVVPRGAEKPLLRTYTLSVAPSDGMYRISVKRDGVVSQHLHDTIRVGDTIEARAPAGAFTIDARARRPAVLLAAGVGITPLLAMLRHIVYEGVRKQRVRPTIFFLAARLKHERAFDGELAELVEAAQGAVKLVRVLSDTSGAGQGVDYDASGRIDMALLTRYLQFNDYDFYLCGPPLFTQALYDGLRGYNVADDRIHAEAFGPSSLKRTVDANAAAPVRRPPSSKPVPVAFMDSLKEARWTPESGSLLDLAEARGLSPEFSCRAGTCGTCKTKLIAGSVTYFREPSAAVGDDEVLICSAVPAEQDDGEGDDRIQLAL; from the coding sequence ATGAGCGCGACACTGACGAAGCTGCCGACTTGGCATGAAGGTGAGAAGTTTATCCAGCAAAAGGTCGGTGTCGCAGAACGCATGGAAGTCGTGGGGAAACGCGTCGTCCGCGACCATATGCCCGACCAGCACCGTGAGTTCTACGGAAAGCTTCCCTTCGTTGTTCTGGGAAGCGTCGATCACCAGGGGAATGCCTGGGCCACCTTCGTCGAGGGAAGGCCGGGCTTCATGTCCTCGCCGACGCCGACGGATTTGGACATCGCGGCGTGGCCCGCGTCTTCCGATCCAGCAAGCGCAGGCATGACCGACGGGCTTCCCGTCGGCCTTCTCGGGATCGAGATGCACACCCGGCGTCGAAACCGCATGAACGGCGTTCTCAAAACCACGAGCAGCGGATTCAGGGTGGAGGTCGACCAGAGCTTCGGCAATTGTCCCCGCTACATCCAGCTCCGCGATTTCTCTTTTGATCGTCATCCCGGTCATGCATTCACCGGTACGATCGAACAAATGTCCGAACCGGATGCGGCTGTTCGCGCGATGATCGAAGCCGCGGATACGTTATTCGTTACCTCCTACGTTGATCGCCAGGACCGCCGGCAAGTCGATGTTTCGCACCGCGGTGGCAAAGCGGGCTTCGTGCGCGTCGGCGCGGACGGAATGCTCACCATTCCCGATTTCGACGGCAACCTCTTCTTCGCGACGCTCGGCAATATCCTGCTGAACGGCAAAGCGGGGCTTCTGTTCGTGGATTTCGTCACCGGCGATATGGTGCAGATGACCGGGGATGCCGAGGTGCTGCTGGATTCGCCTGAAATCGCGGCGTTCCAGGGCGCCGAGAGGCTATGGACATTCCGCGCCCGTAGGATCGTGCGACGGCGCGGTGCGCTTGCAATCCGCTGGAGTTTTCGCGAAGACGGCTGGTCTCCAAGCTCGTTGATGACCGGCGATTGGGCTCAGGCTGCCGACCGTCTGCGTGCGGCCGAGCTCGCGACGCGCTGGCGCCCTCTTAAGGTCACCCGGATCGTCGAGGAGAGCGCTGCCATCCGCTCCTTCCACCTGCAAGCGGACGACGGTGCGGGGCTGCTGCCGCACAAGGCGGGCCAGCACCTGCCCATTCGTGTCGTGCCGCGAGGAGCAGAAAAGCCTCTCCTGAGGACCTATACGCTGTCGGTCGCTCCTTCGGATGGAATGTACCGTATCAGCGTCAAGCGTGATGGCGTCGTATCGCAGCACCTGCACGACACCATCCGCGTCGGCGACACGATCGAAGCGCGTGCCCCGGCTGGCGCGTTCACGATCGATGCGCGCGCCAGACGACCGGCGGTTCTGTTGGCCGCAGGCGTCGGGATCACACCCCTCTTGGCAATGCTGCGGCATATCGTCTACGAGGGCGTTCGCAAGCAGCGCGTCCGACCGACTATTTTCTTTCTCGCCGCCCGCTTGAAACATGAGCGGGCCTTCGATGGCGAGTTGGCCGAGCTCGTGGAGGCCGCGCAAGGCGCGGTGAAACTTGTTCGCGTACTCAGCGACACGTCGGGTGCCGGGCAGGGCGTCGATTACGACGCCTCGGGCCGCATCGACATGGCCCTTCTCACCCGGTATCTGCAGTTCAACGATTATGATTTCTACCTGTGCGGCCCCCCGTTGTTCACGCAAGCGCTTTACGACGGGCTAAGAGGCTATAACGTCGCAGACGACAGGATCCATGCTGAGGCATTTGGACCATCCTCCTTGAAGAGGACGGTCGACGCCAATGCCGCGGCGCCCGTGCGCCGCCCACCCTCTTCCAAGCCGGTGCCGGTCGCCTTCATGGATTCGCTGAAGGAAGCGCGCTGGACTCCAGAGTCGGGGTCTCTGCTCGATCTTGCGGAAGCCCGCGGACTTTCGCCCGAGTTCAGTTGTCGGGCCGGGACCTGCGGCACCTGCAAGACGAAGCTTATCGCAGGTTCCGTCACCTACTTCAGGGAGCCTTCCGCCGCCGTCGGTGACGACGAAGTTTTGATTTGTTCGGCCGTGCCGGCAGAACAAGACGACGGGGAGGGTGACGATCGTATCCAGTTGGCCCTGTGA
- a CDS encoding HlyD family secretion protein: MATGSKRQAAAGGVFGRLAIPLLSVVVAFGFIVIATTRWNAWVGGATIQTTNDAYIRAESTKLSSRVAGEVLTVAVKDFQRVRAGDLLVQIDPSDYEVQVAQAQAGVVGAQAALDNLDNQVELQYATIAQAEAARLSAEAQDTEARQERERQQSLSQTESGTRQRLEQATAAYAKAQANVRASRAVIAAQRHQLEVLQGTKKQRAADLEGAKAALSAARLKLGYASIIAPFDGVTGERQVQPGDYVNIGTNLISVVPLPDVYVIANYKETQLTRVRPGQPVEIAVDSFPNEKLRGRVERVAPASGSQFALLPPDNATGNFTKVVQRIPVRIKFDANQPLLDRLLPGMSVVTRINTGEAAADGAK, encoded by the coding sequence ATGGCGACGGGTTCCAAACGGCAGGCCGCCGCCGGCGGCGTCTTCGGTCGTCTGGCGATCCCGCTGCTTTCCGTCGTGGTCGCGTTCGGTTTCATCGTGATTGCGACCACCCGCTGGAATGCCTGGGTCGGTGGTGCCACGATCCAGACCACGAATGACGCCTATATCCGTGCGGAATCAACCAAGCTCAGCAGCCGTGTCGCCGGCGAAGTGCTGACCGTCGCGGTGAAGGACTTCCAGCGCGTCAGGGCTGGCGATCTCCTGGTGCAGATCGATCCTTCCGATTACGAGGTTCAGGTGGCGCAGGCCCAAGCCGGCGTCGTCGGCGCGCAGGCTGCGCTCGACAATCTCGACAACCAGGTCGAACTGCAATACGCAACGATCGCGCAAGCCGAAGCCGCGCGTCTGTCCGCCGAAGCGCAAGACACCGAGGCGCGGCAGGAACGGGAGCGTCAGCAATCGCTCTCCCAGACTGAATCCGGCACGCGGCAGCGGCTGGAACAGGCAACCGCCGCCTACGCCAAGGCCCAGGCCAATGTTCGCGCCAGCCGTGCAGTCATCGCGGCCCAACGTCATCAGCTCGAGGTGCTGCAGGGCACCAAGAAGCAGCGCGCCGCGGATCTTGAGGGCGCCAAGGCGGCGCTATCGGCTGCGCGCCTGAAGCTTGGCTATGCCAGTATCATTGCGCCCTTCGATGGCGTCACCGGCGAGCGCCAGGTGCAACCGGGCGACTACGTCAATATCGGGACCAATCTGATCAGCGTCGTTCCGTTGCCCGACGTCTACGTCATCGCCAACTACAAGGAGACCCAGCTCACGCGCGTACGGCCCGGCCAGCCGGTCGAGATCGCAGTCGACAGCTTCCCGAATGAGAAGTTGCGCGGCCGCGTCGAGCGCGTCGCGCCGGCCAGCGGGTCGCAGTTTGCGTTGCTCCCGCCCGATAACGCCACCGGCAATTTTACCAAGGTGGTGCAGCGCATTCCCGTGCGCATCAAGTTCGACGCCAATCAACCATTGCTCGACCGTCTGCTGCCCGGCATGTCCGTCGTAACCCGCATCAACACCGGCGAGGCCGCAGCCGATGGCGCAAAGTGA
- a CDS encoding DUF1348 family protein yields MSRPPLPPFNEQTAIEKVRLAEDGWNSRDPAKVTLAYTVDTRWRNRAEFVNGRDEVQAFLTRKWNKELDYRLIKELWAFAGNRIAVRYAYEYHDDSGQWFRAYGNENWEFAEDGLMRARHASINEHPIAESERKFRWPLGRRPDDHPGLSHFGF; encoded by the coding sequence ATGTCCCGTCCCCCACTCCCCCCGTTCAACGAACAGACCGCTATCGAGAAGGTTCGCCTGGCCGAAGATGGCTGGAATAGCCGCGATCCCGCCAAGGTCACCTTGGCCTATACCGTCGATACCCGTTGGCGCAACCGTGCCGAGTTCGTCAACGGCCGCGATGAGGTCCAGGCGTTTCTGACCCGCAAATGGAATAAGGAGCTGGATTATCGCCTGATCAAGGAGCTCTGGGCTTTCGCCGGAAATCGTATCGCCGTCCGATACGCTTACGAATACCATGACGATAGCGGCCAGTGGTTTCGGGCTTACGGGAATGAAAACTGGGAGTTCGCCGAGGATGGGTTGATGCGCGCGCGGCACGCCAGCATCAACGAACATCCAATCGCGGAATCGGAGCGCAAGTTTCGCTGGCCGCTCGGCCGCAGGCCGGATGATCACCCGGGCCTCAGTCATTTCGGCTTCTAG
- a CDS encoding MFS transporter gives MAQSDDARHGPVSQGGIARRPLFAVGAVLFGAFLSNFDSRLISVGLPDLRGAFSLSFDEGAWLSTASIGSQIFVAPAVAWLATVFGLRRVLGIPSLVYAVISVIIPFVHDFPTLIALGIAHGLLLGTFVPATLMIIFRNLPIQWWLPAISIYAIRLGFSLDTSTSLVGFYVEHLGWQWIYWQGVILAPLMGLMVYLGTPNEPVNRDLLRQADWGGMLLLGAGVSMIYAGLDQGNRLDWLESGAVMAFLIGGATLFLGFLINEALVRQPWAHFNVLFSRNVGLSLVIILLFTLTSLSNASLVPNFLGTIALMRPEQSGVLLLSYGALPMFVLVPVSITLLRHVDARIVMLFGFATFVTANLWGTQLTHVWTREDFAGIVLLLSVGQAFTLLPIIIFTLSNADTSRATAFSAYIQVIRLGGAEIGVALMGTWLRVREQIHSNYLGQYVQVGDADVIHRLQDLAEGFAPRGAAAAMARATGSLAARVQREANVLAYIDSFWLCFWAGVVALFLIALMARSPPGPFTPTPFGLAKAMLRKCGLAAS, from the coding sequence ATGGCGCAAAGTGACGACGCCCGCCACGGCCCCGTCTCGCAGGGCGGCATCGCGCGGCGGCCGCTGTTCGCGGTCGGCGCCGTGCTGTTTGGAGCATTTCTCTCGAATTTCGACAGCCGCCTGATTTCAGTCGGTCTGCCTGACCTGCGCGGCGCCTTTTCGCTCAGCTTCGACGAGGGCGCCTGGCTCTCGACTGCCAGCATCGGTTCGCAGATCTTCGTCGCGCCCGCGGTGGCGTGGCTTGCCACCGTGTTCGGTCTGCGACGCGTGCTTGGGATCCCGAGTCTCGTCTATGCCGTGATCTCGGTGATTATCCCTTTCGTGCACGACTTCCCGACCCTGATCGCGCTCGGCATCGCCCACGGCCTGCTGCTCGGCACCTTCGTGCCAGCAACGCTGATGATCATCTTCCGCAATTTGCCGATCCAGTGGTGGCTGCCGGCCATTTCGATCTATGCGATCCGTCTCGGCTTCTCGCTCGACACCTCGACCTCGCTTGTTGGCTTTTACGTCGAGCATCTCGGCTGGCAGTGGATTTATTGGCAAGGCGTCATCCTTGCGCCGCTGATGGGCCTGATGGTTTATCTCGGCACGCCGAACGAGCCCGTCAATCGCGACCTACTGCGTCAAGCCGACTGGGGCGGCATGCTGTTGCTCGGCGCTGGCGTCTCGATGATCTATGCCGGCCTTGACCAGGGCAACCGGCTCGACTGGCTGGAATCCGGCGCGGTGATGGCTTTTCTGATCGGCGGCGCCACACTGTTTCTCGGCTTTCTCATCAACGAGGCCCTTGTCCGCCAACCGTGGGCGCATTTCAACGTTCTGTTCTCGCGCAACGTCGGGCTCTCGCTCGTCATTATTCTCCTTTTCACGCTGACCAGCCTGTCAAACGCGTCGCTGGTGCCGAACTTCCTCGGCACGATCGCGCTCATGCGGCCCGAGCAATCGGGCGTGCTGCTTCTGTCCTATGGCGCGCTGCCGATGTTCGTGCTGGTGCCGGTCTCGATCACACTGCTCCGGCACGTCGATGCGCGCATCGTGATGTTGTTCGGGTTTGCGACGTTCGTGACTGCCAACCTCTGGGGCACACAGCTAACCCATGTCTGGACGCGGGAGGACTTCGCCGGCATCGTGCTCCTCCTGTCCGTCGGGCAAGCGTTCACGCTGCTGCCGATCATCATTTTCACATTGTCAAATGCCGATACGTCGCGCGCCACCGCGTTCTCGGCCTATATTCAGGTCATCCGGCTTGGCGGCGCCGAGATCGGCGTCGCGCTGATGGGCACCTGGCTGCGGGTTCGCGAGCAGATCCATTCCAACTATCTTGGACAGTATGTCCAGGTCGGCGACGCCGACGTCATACACAGGCTGCAGGATCTGGCGGAGGGCTTTGCCCCCCGCGGTGCGGCGGCCGCCATGGCGCGCGCCACGGGATCGCTCGCCGCGCGGGTGCAGCGCGAGGCGAACGTGCTGGCCTATATCGATAGTTTCTGGCTCTGCTTTTGGGCAGGGGTCGTGGCCCTGTTCCTGATCGCGCTGATGGCCCGCAGCCCGCCCGGTCCGTTTACGCCGACCCCATTCGGCCTTGCCAAGGCCATGCTGCGAAAATGCGGCCTGGCGGCATCGTAA
- a CDS encoding glutathione S-transferase family protein → MKLYHHPLSGHSHRARLFLSLLGLPHELIEVDLKSGAHKKSEFLKLNPFGQVPVLDDNGVVISDSNAILVYVALTSGRTDWLPEDPRGTAAVQRWLSVAAGEVAYGPAAARLITVFGAKYSPDEVIARAHALLAKLETELASREWLVGDHPTIADVAIYSYVARAPEGNVDLSDYRSVNAFLRRIEALPGFVPFVHTPVGLAV, encoded by the coding sequence ATGAAGCTCTATCATCATCCTTTGTCAGGCCATTCGCATCGGGCTCGCCTGTTTCTCTCGCTGCTTGGACTGCCACACGAACTGATCGAAGTTGACTTGAAGTCGGGTGCACACAAGAAGTCCGAATTTCTGAAACTCAATCCGTTCGGCCAGGTCCCAGTTCTGGACGATAACGGCGTCGTCATTTCTGACTCGAACGCCATTCTCGTCTATGTCGCGCTCACCTCGGGGCGGACCGACTGGTTGCCGGAAGATCCACGTGGCACGGCGGCCGTTCAGCGCTGGCTGTCGGTGGCGGCCGGAGAGGTGGCTTACGGGCCCGCCGCGGCCCGGCTCATCACGGTGTTCGGCGCGAAGTACAGCCCTGACGAGGTCATCGCGCGCGCTCATGCTCTCCTGGCGAAGCTCGAAACTGAGCTTGCAAGTCGAGAGTGGCTGGTCGGGGACCATCCGACGATCGCGGATGTCGCGATCTACAGCTATGTGGCGCGGGCACCGGAAGGTAACGTCGATCTGTCAGATTACCGGTCCGTGAATGCGTTCCTTCGCAGGATCGAGGCCCTGCCGGGCTTCGTTCCGTTCGTTCACACGCCGGTGGGTCTTGCGGTTTGA
- a CDS encoding ATP-binding protein, translating to MAADANHSLTQVEWITFGPFVLFPGRKLLKRDGKNVPVGDKPLELLIALIERPGQIVSKAELAERVWQRKHIDDVNLRVTVANLRRHLGLTPEGDEFVVNSLGRGYFFSPDIAIEASARPCTPDQLALTPIEGALSGRLPSLLKPVFGRLHDINSINSLLEVHRLVTISGTGGIGKTTVAISAASRRNEIEDGVTFVDFAPIQDPALVPARIAAALGLERFNVDVAEFVLSQLSNKKRLLVFDNCEHVVEAVADFSEQILRRAAGSKIIATSREPLRAEGEVVFRLGSLAYPAEGAAIDVRNALEFSAIQLLVDRAQAAHSQFRLTDELAHFAAEICRRLDGIALAIQLAASRVPAFGVIGVAARLDDRFLLLTNGQRTALPRHQTLEGTVSWSYDLLTETERAIFTRLAVFCGSFSAEAATEVARCRMISKAEVMAHLATLVDKSLVVFNGSCKGPGYRLLETVRAFAYARLRETGQEKVSTTAHTGWVVGQCREFFGLVSSGQDLRASAAARDVLDDLRAALARTLEAEDRQLAYDLVLVAIPPLMHLGLCFELRGWIRRALERETEPPARLTLMLGLGAAQLLSQGDIEAQISLYREAHALAQSIGDVTRELQALQGLVITFFLAGQPRDALAAATCFHHLARSRNRGTDFLVGKVLQGRPFLTLGEIVHAQRILQHVVRHYPPSVAVADVQRYTFNQRSCALRLLALTEWLTTDAEHAARTATAAVLEAGEHIPTFFLAISESACVIAIEREEWATAQAYVDELYRRCGTNARFRDWTDALSAILAVYREPSAAALERLALTLHEEGWQTPSRNFWYLLQLAKGCIACGQTERAGVLLDKLASRIRSGKTYVWLLPEVLRHQAELLADADPAGASARFREAAELARTLGATALEASIAARYLRRMQPPLASKLVQRFLENPLQAVLGGFDTTALFADAETIDADVTTVVEMPARSFA from the coding sequence ATGGCCGCGGACGCCAATCATTCGCTCACACAGGTCGAATGGATTACATTCGGACCGTTCGTTCTGTTTCCCGGGCGGAAGCTTCTCAAGCGCGACGGCAAGAATGTGCCGGTCGGCGACAAGCCCCTCGAACTCCTGATCGCCCTCATTGAACGGCCGGGGCAAATCGTGTCAAAGGCCGAACTCGCCGAGCGAGTGTGGCAGCGCAAGCATATCGATGACGTCAACCTGCGGGTCACGGTCGCGAATTTGCGCAGACACCTCGGCCTGACGCCTGAGGGGGACGAATTTGTCGTCAATAGCCTTGGGCGCGGGTACTTCTTCTCGCCTGACATTGCCATCGAGGCCTCGGCCCGGCCCTGCACGCCGGATCAGCTGGCTTTGACGCCGATCGAGGGAGCCTTGAGCGGCCGACTTCCCTCGCTTCTCAAGCCCGTATTCGGACGCCTTCACGATATCAATTCGATCAACAGCCTGCTGGAGGTCCATCGCCTGGTGACGATCTCCGGGACGGGCGGAATCGGCAAAACGACGGTCGCGATTTCAGCCGCCTCGCGGCGCAACGAAATCGAGGACGGCGTCACCTTTGTAGATTTCGCTCCCATCCAGGATCCGGCGTTGGTACCTGCCCGCATTGCCGCCGCGCTTGGCCTAGAGCGCTTCAACGTCGATGTCGCCGAGTTCGTCTTGAGCCAGCTGTCAAACAAGAAGCGGCTGCTCGTCTTCGACAATTGTGAGCATGTTGTCGAAGCAGTCGCCGACTTCTCCGAGCAGATCTTGCGCCGCGCGGCCGGAAGCAAGATTATCGCCACGAGCAGGGAGCCCCTGCGTGCCGAAGGCGAGGTCGTGTTTCGGCTTGGCAGTCTTGCCTACCCCGCTGAAGGCGCCGCTATCGATGTGAGAAACGCGCTGGAGTTTTCGGCGATTCAACTGCTGGTCGACCGCGCCCAGGCCGCGCACAGTCAATTTAGACTGACCGACGAACTTGCGCACTTTGCCGCAGAGATCTGCCGCCGCCTTGATGGAATCGCGCTTGCTATCCAGCTTGCCGCGAGCCGGGTGCCCGCATTTGGTGTCATCGGCGTCGCCGCTCGCCTTGACGATCGCTTTTTGCTGCTGACCAACGGCCAGCGAACAGCGCTGCCGCGCCATCAAACGCTCGAAGGAACGGTCAGCTGGAGCTACGACCTGCTGACCGAGACCGAGCGAGCGATTTTCACCCGCCTGGCCGTGTTCTGCGGCAGCTTTTCGGCGGAAGCCGCGACCGAAGTTGCGCGTTGCCGGATGATTAGCAAAGCAGAGGTGATGGCTCACCTCGCCACCTTGGTCGACAAATCCCTCGTCGTTTTCAACGGAAGTTGCAAGGGCCCCGGCTACAGGCTACTCGAGACGGTGAGGGCGTTTGCCTATGCGCGTCTGCGCGAGACCGGCCAGGAAAAGGTGTCCACCACCGCCCATACCGGATGGGTGGTCGGACAGTGCCGCGAGTTCTTCGGCCTCGTCTCGAGCGGTCAGGATCTCCGAGCAAGCGCTGCGGCGCGCGACGTGCTCGACGACCTGCGCGCCGCGCTCGCCCGAACGTTGGAGGCCGAGGATCGTCAGCTTGCATACGATCTCGTGCTCGTGGCGATTCCGCCGCTGATGCACCTCGGTCTTTGTTTCGAACTTCGCGGATGGATCCGTCGTGCCCTCGAGCGGGAAACCGAGCCGCCGGCCCGCCTCACGCTGATGCTCGGGCTTGGCGCGGCTCAACTTCTCTCCCAGGGCGATATCGAAGCTCAAATCTCTTTGTATCGCGAGGCCCACGCCCTGGCGCAGTCGATTGGTGACGTGACGAGGGAGCTACAGGCCCTGCAAGGTCTCGTCATCACCTTCTTTCTCGCCGGTCAGCCTCGCGATGCCCTTGCAGCGGCGACATGTTTCCATCATCTCGCTCGCTCGCGAAATAGAGGCACCGATTTTCTCGTGGGAAAGGTTCTGCAGGGACGCCCTTTCCTGACGCTTGGCGAGATTGTCCACGCTCAACGCATTCTTCAGCACGTCGTCAGGCACTATCCACCGTCGGTGGCGGTGGCGGACGTCCAACGTTATACCTTCAACCAACGCTCATGTGCGCTGCGCCTGCTCGCGCTCACCGAATGGTTGACGACCGATGCAGAGCACGCCGCCCGAACCGCGACGGCGGCGGTCCTGGAAGCCGGTGAGCATATCCCGACGTTCTTCCTCGCGATTTCCGAAAGCGCGTGCGTCATCGCGATCGAGCGCGAGGAGTGGGCCACGGCACAGGCCTATGTCGACGAGCTCTATCGCCGATGCGGTACCAACGCCCGGTTCAGGGATTGGACCGACGCGTTGAGCGCAATCTTGGCGGTGTACCGCGAGCCGTCTGCGGCGGCGCTGGAACGCCTGGCGCTGACCTTGCACGAGGAAGGGTGGCAAACACCTAGCCGAAACTTCTGGTATCTTCTGCAATTGGCGAAAGGCTGTATCGCATGCGGACAGACCGAGCGCGCAGGCGTTTTGCTGGACAAGCTCGCCAGCCGAATCCGAAGCGGGAAAACCTACGTATGGCTGTTGCCCGAAGTGCTCAGACACCAGGCTGAATTGCTCGCAGACGCGGATCCCGCCGGAGCGTCCGCCCGCTTTCGCGAGGCTGCGGAGCTTGCCCGGACGTTGGGCGCGACCGCTTTGGAAGCCAGTATTGCAGCCCGCTATCTTCGCCGGATGCAGCCTCCGCTCGCGTCCAAATTGGTGCAGCGGTTTCTGGAAAACCCCTTGCAGGCCGTTCTCGGTGGTTTCGACACGACGGCGTTGTTCGCTGACGCCGAGACGATTGATGCTGACGTAACGACTGTTGTGGAGATGCCGGCGCGTTCCTTTGCGTGA